Proteins encoded together in one Mycobacterium noviomagense window:
- a CDS encoding secondary thiamine-phosphate synthase enzyme YjbQ, translated as MLEVDTARRRIVDLTAAVRSFCGNHQDGLCNVFVPHATAGVAIIETGSGSDDDLVDTLERLLPRDDRYRHAHGSEGHGADHLLPAIVAPSVTVPVQGGEPLLGTWQSVVLVDLNRDNPQRKVRLSFVNG; from the coding sequence GTGCTGGAAGTGGACACCGCGCGTCGCCGGATCGTGGACCTGACCGCCGCGGTGCGCTCGTTCTGCGGCAACCACCAGGACGGCCTGTGCAACGTGTTCGTCCCGCACGCGACGGCGGGTGTGGCGATCATCGAGACCGGCTCGGGCTCCGACGACGACCTCGTCGACACCCTGGAACGGCTGCTGCCCCGCGACGACCGCTACCGGCACGCGCACGGGTCGGAAGGCCACGGCGCCGACCACCTGCTGCCCGCGATCGTCGCCCCGTCGGTGACGGTGCCCGTGCAGGGCGGTGAGCCGCTGCTGGGCACCTGGCAGAGCGTGGTGCTGGTCGACCTCAACCGGGACAACCCGCAGCGAAAGGTGCGGTTGAGCTTCGTCAACGGCTAG
- the alaS gene encoding alanine--tRNA ligase, translating into MRTHEIRKRFLDHFVKAGHTEVPSASVILDDPNLLFVNAGMVQFVPYFLGQRTPPYPTAASIQKCIRTPDIDEVGITTRHNTFFQMAGNFSFGDYFKRGAIELAWTLLTNSVEDGGYGLDPERIWATVYLDDDEAAQLWQQVAGLPAERIQRRGMGDNFWSMGIPGPCGPSSEIYYDRGPDFGPEGGPVVSEDRYIELWNLVFMESERGEGTKDEFEITGSLPRKNIDTGMGVERVACVLQDVHNVYETDLLRPVIDTVAELAPRGYDVGNHDDDVRYRIIADHSRTAAILIGDGVSPGNDGRGYVLRRLLRRVIRSAKLLDIDTPIVGELMATVRDAMGPSYPELVSDFDRIQRIAVAEETAFNRTLASGSKLFEEVASATKASGSTVLSGSDAFTLHDTYGFPIELTLEMASEAGLQVDEHGFRELMAEQRRRAKADAAARKHAHADLSAYRELIDAGPTEFTGFDELASEATILGIFVDGRRVPVVSHSVNGAHRVELILDRTPLYAESGGQLADAGSITGTGSSESAKAAVTDVQKIAKTLWVHRVNVESGEFVEGDTVVAAVDPEWRKGATQGHSGTHMVHAALRQVLGPNAVQAGSLNRPGYLRFDFNWQGPLSGEQLGQVEEVTNQAVQADFEVHTFTEQLDKAKAMGALALFGESYPEIVRVVEIGGPFSLELCGGTHVHNSAQIGPVTVLGESSVGSGVRRVEAYVGLDSFRHLAKERALMAGLAATLKVPSEEVPARVANLVERLKAAEKELERMRLANARAAAANAAAGAERIGNVRVVAQRMSSGMTAADLRSLAADIRGKLGSDPAVVALIAAGDGGTVPYAAATNSAAQDLGIRANDLVKALSAPVDGRGGGKPDLAQGSGKNPSGIDAALDAVRAEIARVG; encoded by the coding sequence GTGCGGACACACGAGATCAGGAAACGGTTCCTTGATCATTTCGTGAAAGCGGGTCACACCGAGGTGCCGAGTGCCTCGGTGATCCTCGACGACCCCAACTTGCTGTTCGTCAACGCCGGCATGGTGCAGTTCGTGCCGTACTTCCTGGGCCAGCGCACACCGCCCTACCCGACGGCCGCCAGCATCCAAAAATGCATCCGCACACCCGATATCGACGAGGTGGGCATCACCACTCGGCACAACACGTTTTTCCAGATGGCCGGCAACTTCTCGTTCGGCGACTATTTCAAGCGCGGCGCGATCGAGCTGGCCTGGACGCTGTTGACCAACAGCGTCGAAGACGGCGGATACGGATTAGATCCCGAAAGAATTTGGGCGACAGTCTATCTCGACGATGATGAGGCCGCGCAGCTGTGGCAGCAAGTCGCAGGGCTGCCGGCTGAGCGTATCCAGCGCCGCGGCATGGGCGACAACTTCTGGTCGATGGGCATCCCGGGTCCCTGTGGGCCATCGTCGGAGATCTACTACGACCGTGGGCCGGACTTCGGACCCGAAGGCGGTCCGGTCGTCAGCGAAGACCGCTACATCGAGTTGTGGAACCTCGTGTTCATGGAAAGCGAGCGCGGGGAGGGCACCAAGGACGAGTTCGAGATCACCGGGTCGTTGCCGCGCAAGAACATCGACACCGGCATGGGCGTGGAGCGGGTGGCGTGTGTGCTCCAAGACGTGCACAACGTCTACGAGACCGACCTGCTGCGGCCTGTCATCGACACGGTGGCCGAGCTGGCGCCCCGTGGGTATGACGTCGGCAACCACGACGATGACGTGCGCTACCGCATCATCGCCGACCACAGCCGCACCGCGGCGATCCTGATCGGCGACGGGGTCAGCCCCGGCAACGACGGGCGCGGTTATGTGCTGCGCCGGCTGCTGCGCCGGGTGATCCGCTCGGCCAAACTGCTCGACATCGACACCCCGATCGTCGGCGAGCTGATGGCCACCGTGCGCGACGCGATGGGCCCGTCGTACCCGGAACTGGTCAGCGACTTCGACCGCATCCAGCGCATCGCGGTCGCCGAGGAGACGGCGTTCAACCGCACGCTGGCGTCGGGCTCGAAGCTGTTCGAAGAGGTGGCCAGCGCCACCAAAGCATCCGGTTCCACCGTGTTGTCCGGTTCGGACGCCTTCACCCTGCACGACACCTACGGCTTCCCGATCGAACTCACCCTCGAGATGGCGTCGGAGGCCGGCCTGCAGGTCGACGAGCACGGCTTCCGCGAGCTGATGGCCGAACAGCGCCGCCGCGCCAAGGCCGACGCCGCGGCGCGCAAACACGCGCACGCCGACCTTTCCGCCTACCGCGAGCTCATCGACGCCGGCCCAACCGAGTTCACCGGATTCGACGAATTAGCTTCCGAAGCAACGATCTTGGGGATCTTCGTCGACGGCAGGCGAGTACCGGTGGTGTCGCACAGCGTCAACGGCGCGCACCGCGTCGAACTGATCTTGGACCGCACCCCGCTGTATGCCGAGTCCGGCGGGCAGCTCGCCGACGCCGGCAGCATCACCGGCACCGGTAGCAGCGAAAGCGCCAAAGCCGCCGTCACCGATGTGCAAAAGATCGCCAAGACCCTATGGGTGCACCGGGTCAACGTCGAGTCGGGCGAGTTTGTCGAAGGCGACACCGTCGTCGCGGCGGTTGACCCCGAGTGGCGCAAAGGCGCCACCCAGGGTCACTCCGGCACCCACATGGTGCACGCCGCGCTACGTCAAGTGTTGGGGCCCAATGCCGTTCAGGCCGGATCGCTGAACCGCCCGGGATATCTGCGCTTCGACTTCAACTGGCAGGGCCCGTTGAGCGGCGAGCAGCTGGGTCAAGTCGAAGAGGTCACCAATCAGGCGGTGCAGGCCGACTTCGAGGTGCACACGTTCACCGAGCAGCTCGACAAAGCCAAGGCCATGGGCGCGCTGGCGCTCTTCGGGGAGAGCTATCCCGAAATCGTGCGGGTGGTCGAAATCGGCGGGCCGTTCTCGCTGGAGCTCTGCGGGGGCACGCATGTGCACAACTCGGCGCAGATCGGCCCGGTGACGGTTCTCGGTGAGTCGTCGGTCGGTTCGGGCGTGCGCCGGGTGGAGGCCTATGTCGGCCTGGACTCCTTCCGCCATCTGGCCAAGGAGCGCGCGCTGATGGCCGGGTTGGCGGCGACGCTGAAGGTGCCCTCCGAAGAGGTGCCGGCCCGGGTGGCCAATCTGGTGGAGCGGCTCAAGGCCGCCGAGAAGGAGCTCGAGCGGATGCGGCTGGCCAACGCACGAGCCGCCGCGGCCAATGCCGCCGCCGGAGCCGAGCGCATCGGTAACGTGCGTGTGGTGGCGCAGCGCATGTCGAGCGGGATGACGGCTGCCGACCTGCGCTCGCTGGCCGCGGACATCCGCGGCAAACTTGGCAGCGATCCCGCGGTGGTCGCGCTGATCGCCGCCGGTGACGGCGGCACCGTGCCGTATGCCGCAGCGACTAATTCCGCGGCCCAGGACCTGGGCATTCGGGCCAACGATCTGGTCAAGGCGCTCTCGGCGCCGGTCGACGGCCGCGGGGGCGGCAAGCCCGACCTGGCGCAGGGCTCAGGAAAGAATCCGTCCGGCATCGATGCTGCACTCGACGCGGTCCGTGCAGAGATAGCGCGGGTCGGCTGA
- the ruvX gene encoding Holliday junction resolvase RuvX: protein MTSLEHRLPDRPGGDDPGRGRRLGIDVGSVRIGVASSDPDGILATPVETVRRERSGAHLRRLAELADELGAVEVIVGLPRTLADRTGPSARDAIDVADALARRIAPIPVRLADERLTTVSAQRSLRAAGVSAKSRRAVVDQVAAVAILQGWLDQRRATLRGEADGA, encoded by the coding sequence GTGACGTCGCTAGAGCACCGGCTGCCCGATCGGCCCGGCGGGGACGACCCCGGCCGGGGGCGGCGGCTGGGCATCGACGTCGGCAGTGTGCGCATCGGCGTCGCCAGCAGCGACCCGGACGGCATCCTGGCCACCCCGGTGGAAACGGTGCGCCGCGAGCGTTCGGGCGCGCATCTTCGTCGGCTCGCTGAGCTCGCCGACGAGCTAGGGGCGGTCGAGGTGATTGTCGGGCTGCCGCGCACGCTGGCCGACCGGACCGGTCCGTCGGCCCGCGACGCGATCGACGTGGCCGACGCGCTGGCCCGCCGGATCGCGCCGATCCCGGTGCGGCTGGCCGACGAGCGGCTGACCACGGTGAGCGCGCAGCGGTCGCTGCGTGCGGCAGGGGTCAGCGCGAAAAGCCGACGCGCTGTCGTCGACCAGGTCGCGGCCGTGGCGATCCTGCAGGGCTGGCTCGACCAGCGCCGCGCAACGCTTCGCGGGGAGGCCGACGGTGCCTGA
- the mltG gene encoding endolytic transglycosylase MltG: MGPARHRKSRSERLRDRRIRRRRRIVGGLAVSLLVVVVVAAVFVGSKLWHTMFGSDNDYTGSGKRDVVIQIHPGDSTTAVGETLFNHGVVRTVRAFVDAAHGNAAISAIQPGYYRMRTEIPAKSAVQRLADPHNRVGKLVIPEGRQLDDTTDMKTNAVTPGILTLISRATCVDLDGNEHCVPVNDLRNAAGQVRPPTALSVPQWATEPVTAMGDDHRRIEGLIAPGTFNVNPSDSAETILATLINASSDMYVRSDLLDTANSLSLSPYDVLVVASLVQEEAKPHDFPKVAQVIYNRLREHRTLEFDSTVNYPLDRREVATSDADRAQPTPWNTYVSEGVPATPICSPGVDALHAAEHPEPGDWLYFVTIDSQGTTLFTRDYQQHLANIELAKHNGVLDSAR; encoded by the coding sequence GTGGGTCCGGCCCGGCATCGCAAGAGCCGCTCCGAGCGGCTGCGCGACCGGCGCATCCGTCGCCGCCGGCGCATCGTCGGCGGGTTGGCGGTCAGCCTGCTCGTCGTTGTTGTCGTGGCCGCTGTGTTCGTGGGCTCCAAGCTCTGGCACACGATGTTCGGATCTGACAACGACTACACCGGCAGCGGCAAGCGGGACGTCGTGATCCAGATCCACCCCGGCGACTCGACCACCGCGGTCGGCGAGACGTTGTTCAACCACGGCGTGGTGCGGACCGTGCGGGCATTCGTCGACGCCGCGCACGGCAACGCCGCGATCTCGGCGATCCAGCCGGGGTACTACCGGATGCGCACCGAAATCCCGGCGAAGTCCGCGGTACAGCGGCTCGCTGACCCGCACAACCGGGTGGGCAAGCTGGTCATCCCCGAAGGACGTCAGCTCGACGACACCACCGACATGAAGACCAACGCGGTCACCCCGGGGATCCTCACCTTGATCTCCCGCGCTACCTGCGTGGATCTCGACGGCAACGAGCACTGTGTTCCGGTGAACGACCTGCGCAACGCGGCGGGACAGGTCCGCCCGCCGACGGCGTTGTCGGTGCCGCAGTGGGCGACCGAGCCGGTTACCGCGATGGGCGACGATCACCGCCGCATCGAGGGCCTGATCGCGCCGGGGACGTTCAACGTCAACCCGTCGGATTCCGCCGAAACGATTTTGGCGACGCTGATCAACGCCAGCTCCGACATGTACGTGCGCTCGGATCTGCTGGACACGGCGAATTCGCTGAGCCTGTCACCCTACGACGTGCTGGTGGTGGCGTCGCTGGTGCAGGAGGAAGCCAAGCCGCATGACTTCCCCAAGGTCGCCCAGGTGATCTACAACCGCTTGCGCGAGCATCGCACGCTGGAGTTCGACTCGACGGTGAACTATCCGCTGGACCGCCGCGAGGTGGCCACCAGCGACGCCGACCGCGCGCAGCCCACCCCGTGGAACACGTACGTGTCGGAAGGGGTGCCGGCGACGCCGATCTGTTCTCCGGGCGTGGATGCGCTGCACGCGGCCGAGCATCCCGAGCCGGGGGACTGGCTGTATTTCGTGACCATCGACTCGCAGGGCACGACCCTGTTCACCCGCGACTACCAGCAGCATCTGGCGAACATCGAGCTGGCCAAGCACAACGGTGTCCTCGACTCCGCGCGATGA